In Papaver somniferum cultivar HN1 unplaced genomic scaffold, ASM357369v1 unplaced-scaffold_114, whole genome shotgun sequence, a genomic segment contains:
- the LOC113328856 gene encoding uncharacterized protein LOC113328856 has translation MENGLVRVILTNPEGLITAIEYKDLDRNLLEFRYHEDSRGYYDVMWGEPGHEGNFDKLKATTFKVIVQNENQIEVSFSWTWDISLKGKRMPINLDKRYIMLRHSSGFYTYVIFDHLKGWPEFGIGEARIAFKLSQDMFHHMTITDTRQREMPTLQDRLRGKPLAYPEAVLLTNPVNPSLKGEVDDKYQYSVENKDTGVHGWISANPRIGFWIITASNEFLVGGPHKQDLTSHTGPTSLSIFFSSHYTGQELSPKFQNGEPWKKVFGPVFVYVNSVPETEKDLYTALWVDAKAQLAKEVKSWPYSFPASADFPASDERGTVTGTLLVRDRYINSLDIAGNGAYVGLAPPGDVGSWQRDCKGYQFWTKANWEGSFAIPNVRAGEYNLFAWVPGFIGEFKHNISIRISPGCSQNLGKLVYEPPRDGPTLWEIGFADRSAAEFRVPEPNKNYVNKLYVDLREDWFRQYGIWERYSELYPTKDLVFTIGVSQHQRDWFYAHVPRKHGNILVPTTWSIVFKTDKVLPTGTYKLRIAFASATCAELQVRVNDEKKVRPLFTTGRIGRDNAIARHGIHGLYWLYTVDVPGNLLRQGENTVFLTQTRTYMAFDGFMYDYIRLERPPSNVVHKGFTSDSSQAAANSIIRSESRVLETQVEGDNFKSLDDLSDFNSNFVSPSGFGDMGVDSQSLIPDIRPNSPSQSPINSPSQSPHVSPINTPSADFFAQTLVDKEEEAVVINYMKDRFLPAIEMIKVVNDVSGMGIDGDLDDIVRMLIKSAIKTPRVFDFECREIISWNVKILRDVKRRGRENMGPGLVEWISLDAIGRSGGVLVLWNPNVVHLVDHIVGTFSINIGFKHCIDNFQWLFSGVYGPCGVVYYE, from the exons ATGGAAAACGGTCTCGTTCGAGTTATCTTAACCAACCCCGAAGGTCTAATAACAGCAATAGAATACAAGGATTTGGACCGTAACTTACTTGAGTTCCGCTATCATGAAGACAGCAGAGG ATACTATGATGTTATGTGGGGAGAACCAGGACATGAAGGAAATTTTGACAA GTTGAAGGCAACAACATTTAAGGTTATAGTACAAAACGAGAACCAAATCGAAGTTTCTTTTTCATGGACCTGGGATATTTCGCTTAAAGGAAAACGCATGCCTATTAATTTGGACAAAAG GTACATTATGCTGAGGCATTCCTCCGGTTTCTATACGTATGTTATTTTTGATCATTTGAAAGGGTGGCCCGAGTTTGGCATTGGCGAAGCCAGAATTGCTTTCAAGCTCAGCCAAGACAT GTTTCACCACATGACCATAACCGATACAAGGCAAAGAGAGATGCCCACGTTACAAGATCGTCTTCGAGGGAAACCTCTAGCCTATCCAGAAGCAGTTCTGTTGACAAATCCAGTCAATCCATCTCTTAAAGGAGAG GTAGATGATAAGTACCAGTATTCAGTGGAGAATAAAGACACGGGGGTACATGGATGGATTAGTGCCAATCCACGCATAGGATTTTGGATTATAACAGCCAGCAATGAGTTCCTTGTTGGTGGCCCTCACAAACAGGACCTCACATCCCATACAGGCCCTACAAGTCTCTCT ATATTCTTTAGTAGCCATTACACTGGACAGGAGCTATCCCCGAAATTCCAAaatggagaaccatggaaaaaaGTTTTTGGCCCTGTGTTCGTCTATGTTAACTCAGTTCCCGAAACAGAAAAGGATCTCTATACAGCACTCTGGGTGGATGCAAAAGCTCAG ttggCGAAGGAAGTCAAAAGTTGGCCTTATAGTTTCCCTGCTTCGGCTGACTTTCCTGCCTCAGATGAACGGGGTACTGTTACAGGAACCTTGTTAGTCCGAGATAG GTATATTAATAGTCTTGACATCGCCGGGAATGGTGCTTATGTTGGTTTGGCTCCCCCAGGAGATGTTGGATCTTGGCAAAGAGATTGCAAG GGCTATCAGTTTTGGACTAAAGCCAACTGGGAAGGATCATTTGCTATCCCTAATGTTCGTGCAGGAGAATATAATCTCTTTGCATGGGTTCCTGGTTTTATTGGAGAATTTAAGCACAATATTAGTATTCGGATATCTCCAG GATGTAGTCAGAATTTGGGTAAGCTTGTATATGAACCTCCAAGAGATGGTCCTACATTGTGGGAGATAGGTTTTGCCGATAGATCTGCAGCTGAATTCCGTGTACCTGAACCTAACAAAAACTACGTCAACAAACTCTATGTTGATCTTCGTGAAGACTG GTTCCGACAATACGGAATATGGGAGCGGTACTCAGAATTGTATCCGACTAAAGATCTCGTTTTCACTATTGGCGTTAGCCAGCACCAGAGAGATTGGTTCTATGCACATGTGCCAAG GAAACATGGTAACATACTTGTTCCAACAACATGGAGCATTGTGTTCAAAACCGACAAAGTATTACCAACAGGAACTTATAAACTGCGAATAGCATTTGCTTCTGCTACTTGCGCTGAATTACAG GTTCGTGTCAATGACGAAAAAAAAGTAAGGCCTCTCTTCACAACTGGAAGAATAGGAAGAGACAATGCAATAGCAAGACACGGAATTCATGGATTGTACTGGTTATATACAGTTGATGTACCAGGGAACCTACTTCGCCAAGGTGAAAACACAGTATTCCTAACACAAACAAGGACTTATATGGCGTTTGATGGTTTCATGTACGATTACATCCGCTTGGAAAGGCCTCCATCCAATGTT GTTCATAAGGGTTTCACATCTGATTCTTCACAAGCTGCAGCAAATTCCATTATTCGGTCTGAATCTCGGGTGTTGGAAACTCAAGTTGAAGGTGATAACTTCAAATCCCTGGATGATTTGAGCGACTTCAACTCTAATTTTGTATCTCCATCCGGATTTGGGGATATGGGGGTGGATTCACAATCGTTAATCCCTGACATTAGGCCTAATTCTCCATCCCAGTCTCCAATTAATTCTCCATCCCAGTCTCCTCATGTTTCTCCAATTAATACGCCATCGGCTGATTTCTTTGCTCAAACTTTAGTTGATAAGGAGGAGGAGGCAGTGGTGATTAATTACATGAAGGACCGTTTTTTGCCAGCCATCGAGATGATTAAAGTTGTTAACGATGTTTCTGGTATGGGTATCGACGGTGACTTGGATGACATTGTTCGAATGCTAATCAAGTCAGCAATTAAAACCCCAAGAGTGTTTGATTTTGAATGCAGGGAG ATCATCTCATGGAATGTGAAGATCCTTAGGGATGTTAAGAGAAGAGGGAGG GAAAATATGGGTCCTGGTTTAGTCGAATGGATTTCTTTAGATGCAATTGGTAGGTCAGGTGGTGTTTTAGTTCTTTGGAATCCTAATGTAGTTCATCTAGTTGATCATATTGTTGGTACCTTTTCTATTAACATCGGTTTTAAACATTGTATTGACAATTTTCAATGGCTTTTCTCCGGCGTCTATGGGCCTTGCGGAGTGGTCTATTATGAATGA
- the LOC113328760 gene encoding tetratricopeptide repeat protein 38-like — translation MERGEENTVKLDKWGYPVRTSSDACIDAINSYYIQFLSRGRKTSVILKAVTDDESCVLANTLAAYESYQLNLSKSQAYLSSAKSQLKYATPYEKAVFLAISRLVGEDRDDESAYFLHSALLAQFPKDLASLKRGHDLCFFMGQPDKCLSLVKQVLPQNEEEDYIHGIYCFALLELGRMAEAEKAARKGLEINKDDIWSQHGHCHVLQYECRFEEAAKFMEKNSPSWDVCSSFMLTHCWWHLAICYLDGNSPISKVLSIYDLHIWGELEKSDAIGTQVYLNAIGLLMRVCVRGHANSMGGRLEKLVGHLTNKSVWHIQWHMDILILWALSSTSKITEAETLLKEMKSKKTNPSLQKGIQLSEGLLEFGQGNHEKAFKLLGPDFETAEYKVIGASDEQLDVFNEVWYSVLLNTGRYQIAINQIQKQIDKTKGVPFLWRLLERGYFLAGREVTEKARVLESAVSHSWYEKSQRKRTFTEH, via the exons ATggaaagaggagaagaaaataCAGTAAAGTTAGATAAATGGGGTTACCCTGTTAGAACTTCCTCTGATGCTTGCATTGATGCCATTAATTCTTACTATATACAG TTTCTTAGTCGTGGGAGAAAAACATCAGTGATACTTAAAGCAGTAACTGATGACGAAAGCTGTGTTCTTGCTAATACTTTAGCTGCTTATGAATCCTATCAACTCAACCTTTCAAAAAGTCAAGCCTATCTCTCGTCTgctaaatctcaacta AAATATGCTACACCGTATGAAAAGGCGGTATttcttgctatttcacgcttGGTTGGTGAAGACAGAGATGACGAATCCGCATATTTTCTGCACTCAGCG TTATTGGCACAGTTTCCTAAAGACTTGGCATCTTTGAAAAGGGGACATGATCTGTGCTTTTTCATGGGACAACCTGATAAGTGTTTGAGTCTCGTTAAGCAG GTTTTACCACAAAATGAAGAAGAGGACTACATACACGGAATTTATTGTTTTGCTTTACTAGAACTTGGGAGAATGGCTGAAGCTGAAAAAGCTGCAAGGAAGGGATTGGAAATCAATAAGGATGACATCTGGTCACAACATGGT CATTGCCATGTTCTTCAGTATGAATGCCGCTTCGAGGAGGCAGCGAAGTTCATGGAGAAGAATTCACCTTCGTGGGATGTCTGTTCATCATTTAT GTTGACGCACTGTTGGTGGCATCTTGCCATTTGTTACTTAGATGGTAATTCTCCAATCTCCAAAGTCCTGAGTATTTATGACCTCCATATCTGGGGAGAGCTAGAAAAAAGTGACGCTATAGGCACACAG GTCTATCTGAATGCTATAGGTTTGTTGATGCGGGTATGTGTACGCGGTCATGCTAATTCAATGGGGGGCCGCCTGGAGAAATTGGTGGGACATCTTACTAACAAA TCTGTCTGGCATATTCAGTGGCATAtggatattttaatattatgGGCCTTATCTAGCACCAGCAAAATTACTGAAGCAGAAACTCTACTCAAAGAAATGAAATCAAA GAAGACGAATCCGTCCCTGCAGAAAGGAATCCAG CTTTCAGAAGGCTTACTTGAGTTTGGGCAAGGAAATCATGAAAAGGCCTTTAAATTGCTTGGTCCAGATTTTGAAACCGCTGAATACAAG GTTATTGGGGCATCAGATGAACAACTTGATGTATTTAACGAAGTTTGGTACTCTGTTCTGTTGAACACTGGACGATACCAGATAG CAATCAACCAAATCCAGAAGCAGATTGATAAGACCAAAGGGGTTCCTTTCTTGTGGCGTTTGCTG GAGAGAGGTTATTTTCTGGCAGGAAGAGAAGTAACAGAAAAGGCCAGAGTTTTGGAGTCTGCTGTTTCTCACAGCTGGTATGAGAAATCCCAAAGGAAGAGAACCTTTACCGAACATTGA